From Coffea arabica cultivar ET-39 chromosome 10e, Coffea Arabica ET-39 HiFi, whole genome shotgun sequence, one genomic window encodes:
- the LOC113710921 gene encoding beta-galactosidase 3: METDSISKMVIFFFSIALLMGAQLIQCSVTYDKRAIIINGHRRILLSGSIHYPRSTPEMWEDLVIKAKNAGLDVIDTYVFWNIHEPTQGNYNFEGRYDLVRFLKTVQKVGLYVHLRIGPYVCAEWNFGGFPVWLKYVPGISFRTDNEPFKVAMQKFSQKIVGMMKSEGLFESQGGPIILSQIENEYGTTEKRLGAAGSAYLKWAAGMAIGLDTGVPWVMCKQDDAPDPIINACNGFYCDTFLPNKPYKPTMWTEAWSGWFTQFGGTISHRPVQDLAFAVVRFIQRGGSFVNYYMFHGGTNYGRTAAGLFVTTSYDYDAPIDEYGLLRQPKYGHLKELHTAIKMCEPALVSSDPAITTLGSSQEAHVYSSAKGGCAAFLSNYDSNSAARVTFNNMHYNLPPWSISILPDCKNVIFNTAKVATQTSHIQMSPTNTQPHSWETYGEDISSLEDGSTLTAVGLLEQLNITRDNTDYLWYMTSIDISPSESFFRGGQNPTLFVQSRGHAVHVFINGKLSGSAYGTHQSISVRFNGPVNLLAGTNRIALLSIAVGLPNNGIHFENWNIGILGPVVLHGLDQGHKELSWQKWTYKVGLKGELMNLVSPNGVSSVEWIPGSLVVNGQQPLKWYKAYFDAPMGNEPLALDMKSMGKGQVWINGQSIGRYWITNANGNCGTCQYSGTFRVSKCQLGCGQPTQHWYHVPRSWLKPSQNLLVLFEEIGGDASKISLVKRATTSVCASAQEHRPTIVNWHIDSNGESEMLRQAKIHLECAAGQTISGIKFASFGTPSGTCGAYQLGTCHAKNSHAVIEKMCLGQENCRATVSDNFFGSDPCPNQLKRLSVEAICSTSVSKFSDSIMG, from the exons ATGGAAACCGACTCAATTTCCAAAATGGTCATTTTCTTCTTCAGCATTGCTTTGTTAATGGGCGCTCAGCTAATCCAGTGCAGTGTCACTTATGATAAGAGGGCAATTATCATCAATGGGCACAGGAGAATTCTTCTCTCTGGCTCGATACATTATCCAAGAAGTACCCCTGAG ATGTGGGAAGATCTTGTAATCAAGGCTAAAAATGCTGGCTTGGATGTTATTGATACCTATGTTTTCTGGAATATCCATGAGCCTACCCAGGGAAAT TATAATTTTGAGGGAAGATATGATCTTGTACGCTTTCTAAAGACGGTGCAAAAAGTTGGACTCTATGTTCATTTACGCATTGGACCTTATGTCTGTGCAGAGTGGAACTTTGG AGGATTTCCTGTTTGGTTGAAATATGTTCCTGGAATCAGCTTCAGAACAGATAATGAGCCCTTCAAG GTGGCAATGCAGAAGTTCAGCCAGAAAATTGTTGGGATGATGAAGAGTGAGGGCCTGTTTGAATCTCAGGGCGGTCCCATAATCCTATCTCAG ATTGAGAACGAGTATGGAACAACAGAAAAAAGACTTGGAGCAGCTGGTTCGGCATACTTAAAGTGGGCTGCAGGAATGGCGATTGGATTAGATACTGGGGTTCCATGGGTCATGTGCAAACAAGATGATGCACCTGATCCAATT ATAAATGCATGCAATGGTTTTTATTGCGACACATTTTTGCCCAATAAACCATATAAGCCCACAATGTGGACTGAGGCTTGGAGTGGCTG GTTCACGCAATTTGGTGGGACAATAAGTCACCGCCCAGTCCAGGATCTGGCATTTGCAGTTGTtcgtttcatacaaaggggtggCTCATTTGTTAACTATTACATG TTCCATGGAGGGACAAACTATGGGCGCACTGCTGCTGGTCTTTTCGTTACAACCAGTTATGACTATGATGCTCCAATTGATGAATATG GTCTGCTAAGGCAACCCAAGTATGGCCACTTGAAGGAGCTTCATACGGCTATTAAAATGTGTGAACCAGCTCTGGTTTCTTCAGATCCTGCTATTACTACTTTGGGAAGCTCTCAAGAG GCCCATGTATACTCTTCTGCCAAGGGTGGCTGTGCTGCCTTTCTCTCAAACTATGACAGCAATTCTGCTGCGAGGGTGACATTCAACAATATGCACTACAATCTTCCTCCTTGGTCCATCAGCATCCTTCCTGACTGCAAAAACGTTATCTTTAACACTGCAAAA GTTGCAACTCAAACTTCACATATACAAATGTCACCAACGAACACTCAACCACACTCCTGGGAGACCTATGGTGAAGACATATCTTCTCTGGAAGACGGTTCAACTTTGACAGCTGTTGGACTTCTGGAGCAGCTGAATATCACAAGAGATAACACTGATTATTTGTGGTACATGACCAG CATTGACATCAGTCCATCAGAGTCATTTTTTCGGGGAGGACAAAACCCAACTCTCTTTGTGCAGTCAAGAGGTCATGCAGTACATGTCTTTATAAATGGAAAGCTATCAG GATCAGCTTACGGTACACATCAGAGTATTAGTGTTAGATTCAATGGACCTGTAAACCTTCTAGCTGGAACGAATAGGATTGCCCTGCTGAGTATAGCTGTCGGACTACCA AACAACGGCATACATTTTGAGAATTGGAACATAGGAATTCTGGGGCCAGTGGTGCTGCATGGTCTTGACCAAGGTCACAAAGAATTATCGTGGCAAAAATGGACCTACAAG GTTGGCTTGAAAGGAGAGTTAATGAATTTAGTCTCTCCAAATGGGGTCTCCTCTGTTGAATGGATACCTGGGTCATTGGTGGTCAATGGTCAGCAGCCTCTAAAATGGTACAAg GCTTACTTTGATGCTCCAATGGGGAATGAGCCCTTGGCCTTGGACATGAAAAGCATGGGTAAGGGTCAAGTATGGATCAATGGGCAAAGTATTGGAAGATATTGGATAACTAATGCAAATGGTAACTGTGGCACTTGCCAATATTCTGGAACATTCCGAGTTTCAAAATGTCAACTGGGCTGCGGTCAACCAACACAGCATTG GTACCATGTGCCCAGGTCCTGGTTGAAGCCATCCCAGAATTTGCTGGTGCTTTTTGAAGAAATAGGTGGAGATGCATCAAAAATATCTCTAGTGAAGAGAGCAACTACAAGTGTTTGTGCTAGTGCGCAAGAGCACCGCCCCaccatagtaaattggcatattgACAGCAATGGAGAGAGTGAAATGCTTCGCCAGGCCAAAATTCACCTGGAGTGTGCAGCAGGACAGACTATTTCAGGCATCAAGTTTGCAAGTTTCGGGACTCCTTCAGGAACATGTGGTGCCTATCAGCTAGGAACTTGCCATGCAAAAAATTCGCATGCAGTTATAGAAAAG ATGTGCCTTGGGCAAGAAAATTGCAGGGCCACGGTCTCTGACAATTTCTTTGGGTCTGATCCGTGCCCAAATCAGTTGAAGAGATTATCTGTTGAAGCAATTTGTTCAACCTCAGTTTCCAAATTTTCAGATTCCATTATGGGGTGA
- the LOC113712134 gene encoding uncharacterized protein: MEGTILPCKTVTPKFPEISQNPVKSRLPFKYIPRNAHLTIVDAHLTYLCRNGRLTEAIASLDSIAQCGSMVSAKTFSYLIQSCVDSQSIHLGRKLHTRMKHLLKDLDPFTETKIVGMYAKCGSLEDAYKMFDEMSERNLYAWSAMIGACTRERKWDEVVELFYLMMMEDGIVPDEFLFPKILQACGNSGDVETGRLIHGVVIKCGMNFQLRVNNAILAVYAKCGFSDLAKRFFDSMVLKDTVSWNSIITGYCQKGELEKARRFFELMREEGFEPSLVTWNILISSYSQLGKYDVVMEMMIEMQSCGILPDVFTWTCLISGFAQFNRKTEALECFEKMLLARVQPNDVTLISLLSMYASLKDLKKGRELHAWALKAGFGENLLVGNSLVDMYSKCAKVEAARQVFDMMSARDMYTWNSMIGGYCQAGYCGKAHDRFRKMRESDVKPTVITWNTLISGYMQNGDDDQAMDLFQRMEKDGHIKQDTASWNALIAGYLLTGNKDKALGIFRQMQSLCVKPNSFTILSILPACANLIAAKKVKELHCCVLRRNLDCELSVANSLIDTFAKSGNIKYSRTIFNSLLAKDIITWNTLIAGYVIHGRAVDAIELFNDMSHTELKPNRGTFVIMNYRFQEYGKHSISVGPWGGQDGYHWDDGVYSTVRQLVIAHGAGIDCIQIEYDRNGTSMWSEKHGGNGGAKIDKVRLDYPNEFLTSIHGFYGSLQEWGPIFIRSLTFESNKRSYGPYGIEQGTYFTFPMTQGKIVGFHGNCGWFLDAIGVHLEPLTNLIPSNSIMHSQNYVVQGAETYEYSMLQGNLGNSYDLILAVRQKGQYRSNSTPENWSRQTSNSSEFSRVESQNKDVDVVPSKISRVPSENVQGVMTYGPWGGNGGTLFDDGVYDGIREIHLSRNIGIVSIRVCYDLNGQPQWGSKNGGSGGYKSDKIVFNYPSEILTHITGHYGPAMGMGPNIIKSLTFHTTNWKHGPFGDEQGQSFSTKLRGGVIVGIHGRKGLFLDAIGVHVLEGKATPVSSSPSGSIAQRGPSINEADNTPQWSFKLGRHGLMQEAVQRVVKDPAPYGPGPWGGVGGKPWDDGVFTGIKQIILTVREAICSMEIEYDRNGQSVWSVRHGGNGGVTATRVKLEYPHEVLTRVSGYYGPVNKDQRTQVIKSLTFHTSRRMCGPFGEELGNYFSSTTTEGKVVGFHGKSGMYLDAIGVHMQHWLGNQRSSRPSYLTKIFS, from the exons ATGGAGGGTACAATCCTTCCATGCAAAACTGTAACCCCCAAATTTCCTGAAATTTCACAAAATCCTGTAAAATCCAGGCTCCCTTTCAAATATATCCCCAGAAACGCCCACCTTACTATTGTGGATGCCCACTTGACCTACCTCTGCAGAAATGGACGCCTAACTGAAGCCATAGCATCTCTGGACTCTATAGCGCAGTGTGGGTCCATGGTAAGTGCCAAAACCTTCTCGTACCTAATCCAGTCTTGCGTTGATTCTCAGTCAATTCATTTGGGCCGTAAACTTCATACCCGTATGAAACATCTACTGAAAGACTTGGATCCTTTTACTGAAACCAAGATTGTAGGCATGTATGCGAAATGTGGATCTCTTGAGGATGCATACAAGATGTTCGATGAAATGTCTGAGAGGAATTTGTACGCGTGGTCGGCAATGATTGGTGCGTGTACGAGGGAGAGAAAATGGGATGAGGTGGTTGAGCTGTTTTACTTGATGATGATGGAAGATGGTATTGTTCCAGATGAATTTTTGTTTCCAAAGATCTTACAGGCATGTGGGAATAGTGGGGATGTTGAAACAGGGAGGTTGATTCATGGCGTTGTGATAAAATGTGGGATGAATTTTCAATTACGCGTGAATAATGCAATTTTGGCCGTCTATGCAAAGTGCGGGTTTTCAGATTTGGCGAAAAGGTTTTTTGATAGTATGGTGCTGAAGGATACAGTCTCTTGGAATTCAATCATAACAGGGTACTGCCAAAAGGGTGAGCTTGAGAAGGCTCGGAGATTCTTCGAGTTAATGCGTGAAGAAGGGTTTGAGCCAAGTTTGGTGACTTGGAATATACTCATATCAAGCTATAGCCAGTTGGGGAAATATGATGTGGTGATGGAAATGATGATAGAGATGCAAAGTTGCGGGATACTGCCAGATGTTTTTACTTGGACTTGTCTGATTTCTGGGTTTGCTCAGTTTAATCGAAAGACTGAGGCTTTGGAATGTTTTGAGAAAATGCTTTTGGCCAGGGTTCAGCCAAATGACGTCACACTTATCAGTTTGCTCTCTATGTACGCCTCTCTAAAAGATTTAAAGAAGGGGAGAGAATTGCATGCATGGGCGTTGAAGGCTGGATTTGGTGAAAATCTATTGGTGGGAAATTCACTAGTTGATATGTACTCTAAATGTGCTAAAGTTGAGGCTGCTAGGCAAGTCTTTGACATGATGTCAGCAAGAGATATGTACACTTGGAACTCAATGATCGGAGGATATTGCCAAGCTGGATATTGTGGGAAAGCCCACGACCGTTTTAGGAAAATGCGGGAGTCAGATGTGAAGCCAACTGTAATCACATGGAACACGTTGATTTCCGGTTACATGCAAAATGGAGATGACGATCAGGCCATGGATCTTTTCCAAAGAATGGAGAAGGATGGACATATCAAGCAGGACACAGCATCTTGGAATGCTCTTATAGCAGGCTACTTGCTAACCGGAAACAAAGATAAAGCATTGGGGATTTTCCGACAAATGCAATCTTTATGTGTAAAACCAAATTCATTTACCATTTTGAGCATTTTACCTGCTTGTGCCAATTTGATTGCAGCAaaaaaggtgaaggaattgcaCTGTTGTGTGTTGCGCAGaaatttggattgtgaattgTCAGTTGCAAATTCTCTTATCGATACTTTTGCCAAGTCAGGTAATATAAAGTATTCCAGAACCATATTCAACAGTTTGTTGGCAAAAGATATAATCACCTGGAACACACTGATTGCTGGTTACGTTATACATGGTCGCGCAGTTGATGCAATTGAGCTGTTTAACGACATGAGTCATACTGAACTTAAACCAAATAGAGGTACTTTTGTGA TAATGAATTATCGTTTTCAGGAATACGGAAAACATTCCATTTCTGTAGGTCCATGGGGAGGTCAAGATGGATATCACTGGGACGATGGAGTATACTCCACTGTAAGGCAATTGGTGATAGCTCATGGTGCAGGCATTGACTGCATTCAGATTGAATATGATAGGAATGGCACCTCAATGTGGTCAGAAAAGCATGGCGGCAATGGAGGCGCTAAAATTGACAAG GTCAGGCTAGATTATCCGAACGAGTTTCTAACGTCCATTCATGGATTTTATGGTAGCTTGCAAGAATGGGGGCCTATCTTTATTCGATCTCTTACATTTGAAAGCAACAAAAGATCATACGGACCTTATGGTATCGAACAGGGGACGTACTTCACATTTCCAATGACACAAGGCAAAATTGTAGGGTTCCATGGAAACTGTGGCTGGTTTCTAGATGCTATAGGAGTTCATTTGGAGCCTCTCACCAACCTGATTCCATCAAATTCCATAATGCATTCGCAAAACTATGTTGTCCAGGGGGCGGAAACATACGAGTACTCAATGCTACAAGGTAATCTCGGGAATAGCTATGACCTGATTCTTGCAGTGAGGCAGAAGGGGCAGTATCGTAGTAATTCTACTCCAGAAAATTGGTCGAGGCAAACTTCAAACTCAAGCGAGTTCAGCCGGGTGGAATCCCAAAACAAG GATGTCGATGTGGTTCCGTCCAAGATTTCGAGAGTACCCTCAGAAAATGTACAAGGAGTCATGACATATGGACCCTGGGGTGGTAACGGTGGCACTCTGTTTGATGATGGAGTCTATGACGGAATCCGGGAAATTCACTTATCTAGAAACATAGGAATCGTTTCCATAAGAGTTTGTTATGATCTGAACGGGCAGCCTCAATGGGGAAGCAAAAATGGCGGTAGTGGTGGATATAAATCTGACAAG ATAGTCTTCAACTATCCATCTGAAATCTTGACTCACATAACAGGCCACTATGGCCCTGCAATGGGTATGGGGCCTAATATTATCAAATCTCTGACTTTCCATACTACAAACTGGAAACACGGTCCCTTTGGAGATGAACAAGGACAATCATTTTCGACCAAACTAAGAGGGGGAGTGATTGTGGGAATTCATGGACGGAAGGGATTGTTTCTTGATGCAATTGGTGTTCATGTATTAGAAGGCAAAGCCACTCCAGTATCAAGTTCTCCATCCGGCTCCATTGCTCAGAGAGGGCCGTCTATCAATGAAGCTGACAACACTCCACAATGGTCCTTCAAATTAGGAAGGCACGGACTAATGCAGGAG GCTGTCCAGCGAGTAGTGAAAGATCCAGCTCCTTACGGACCAGGTCCATGGGGCGGTGTGGGTGGGAAACCATGGGACGATGGAGTATTCACAGGGATTAAACAGATTATTTTGACTGTGAGAGAGGCCATCTGCAGCATGGAAATTGAGTATGATAGAAACGGACAATCTGTGTGGTCAGTGAGACATGGTGGTAATGGTGGAGTAACAGCAACCAGG GTAAAACTAGAGTATCCTCATGAGGTATTAACTCGAGTAAGTGGATACTATGGTCCTGTCAACAAAGACCAGAGGACACAGGTCATCAAATCTTTAACATTTCACACGAGTAGGAGGATGTGTGGTCCGTTTGGCGAGGAGTTGGGAAACTATTTCAGCTCAACAACCACAGAAGGAAAGGTGGTAGGGTTTCATGGGAAGAGTGGGATGTACCTGGATGCCATCGGAGTGCATATGCAACATTGGCTGGGGAATCAAAGATCCTCCAGACCATCATACCTCACGAAAATATTCTCTTGA
- the LOC113712133 gene encoding probable ubiquitin-conjugating enzyme E2 16, whose amino-acid sequence MSSSSPSSRKGLSKIACNRLQKELVEWQVNPPAGFKHKVTDNLQRWIIEVNGAPGTLYANETYQLQVDFPEHYPMEAPQVIFLSPAPLHPHIYSNGHICLDILYDSWSPAMTVSSICISILSMLSSSTVKQRPADNDRYVKNCRNGRSPKETRWWFHDDKV is encoded by the exons ATGAGtagctcttctccttcttcccgTAAG GGTTTGAGCAAGATCGCATGCAACCGCCTACAGAAGGAGCTGGTGGAGTGGCAGGTGAATCCCCCGGCTGGATTTAAGCACAAAGTTACTGATAATTTACAAag GTGGATAATTGAAGTCAACGGTGCACCGGGAACGCTTTATGCTAATGAGACTTATCAGCTTCAGGTTGATTTCCCCGAGCATTACCCTATGGAAGCCCCTCAG gttatttttctttctccgGCTCCACTGCACCCTCATATTTATAGCAACGGACATATCTGTTTAG ACATTTTGTATGACTCCTGGTCCCCAGCAATGACTGTCAGTTCGATTTGCATCAGCATTCTTTCCATGTTATCAAGCTCTACTGTAAAG CAACGCCCAGCGGATAATGATCGCTATGTGAAGAATTGTAGAAATGGCAGATCTCCAAAGGAGACACGATGGTGGTTCCATGATGATAAGGTGTAA